Proteins from a single region of Bos indicus isolate NIAB-ARS_2022 breed Sahiwal x Tharparkar chromosome 6, NIAB-ARS_B.indTharparkar_mat_pri_1.0, whole genome shotgun sequence:
- the COPS4 gene encoding COP9 signalosome complex subunit 4 isoform X1 yields MAAAVRQDLAQLMNSSGSHKDLAGKYRQILEKAIQLSGAEQLEALKAFVESMVNENVSLVISRQLLTDFCTHLPNLPDSTAKEIYHFTLEKIQPRVISFEEQVASIRQHLASIYEKEEDWRNAAQVLVGIPLETGQKQYNVDYKLETYLKIARLYLEDDDPVQAEAYINRASLLQNESTNEQLQIHYKVCYARVLDYRRKFIEAAQRYNELSYKTIVHESERLEALKHALHCTILASAGQQRSRMLATLFKDERCQQLAAYGILEKMYLDRIIRGNQLQEFAAMLMPHQKATTADGSSILDRAVIEHNLLSASKLYNNITFEELGALLEIPAAKAEKIASQMITEGRMNGFIDQIDGIVHFETREALPTWDKQIQSLCFQVNNLLEKISQTAPEWTAQAMEAQMAQ; encoded by the exons gTATCGTCAGATCCTGGAAAAAGCCATTCAGTTATCTGGGGCAGAACAACTAGAAGCTTTAAAAGCTTTTGTGGAATCAA tggtaAATGAGAATGTCAGCCTCGTGATCTCTCGCCAGTTGCTGACTGATTTCTGCACCCATCTCCCTAACCTGCCTGatagcacagccaaagaaatctaTCATTTCACCTTGGAGAAGATCCAGCCTAGAGTCATTTCATTTGAGGAGCAG gttgcttccataagACAGCATCTTGCATccatatatgaaaaagaagaagatTGGAGAAATGCAGCCCAAGTGTTGGTGGGAATTCCTTTGGAAACAGGACAAAA ACAGTACAATGTTGATTATAAACTGGAGACCTATCTGAAGATTGCTCGGCTATATCTGGAGGACGATGATCCAGTCCAGGCAGAGGCTTACATAAATCGGGCATCGTTGCTTCAGAATGAATCAACCAATGAACAGTTGCAGATACATTATAAG GTATGCTATGCACGTGTTCTTGATTATAGAAGAAAATTCATTGAAGCTGCACAAAGGTACAATGAACTCTCTTACAAGACAATAGTACACGAAAGTGAAAGACTAGAGGCCTTAAAACATGCTCTGCACTGCACCATCCTAGCATCAGCAG GACAGCAGCGTTCTCGGATGCTAGCTACTCTTTTTAAGGACGAAAGGTGCCAACAGCTTGCTGCTTATGGAATCCTAGAGAAAATGTACCTAGACAGGATCATCAGAGGAAACCAACTTCAAGAATTTGCTGCCATGCTGATGCCTCACCAGAAAGCAACTACAGCTGATG gttCTAGCATCTTGGACAGAGCTGTTATTGAACACAATTTATTGTCTGCAagcaaattatataataatattacctTTGAAGAACTTGGAGCCCTTTTAGAGATTCCTGCAGCTAAg gcAGAAAAGATAGCATCACAAATGATCACAGAAGGACGTATGAATGGATTTATTGATCAGATTGATGGAATAGTTCATTTTGAAA caCGAGAAGCCCTGCCAACATGGGACAAACAGATCCAGTCACTCTGTTTCCAAGTGAATAACCTTTTGGAGAAAATTAGTCAGACAGCACCAGAATGGACAGCACAAGCCATGGAagcccagatggctcagtga
- the COPS4 gene encoding COP9 signalosome complex subunit 4 isoform X2 has protein sequence MAAAVRQDLAQLMNSSGSHKDLAGKYRQILEKAIQLSGAEQLEALKAFVESMVNENVSLVISRQLLTDFCTHLPNLPDSTAKEIYHFTLEKIQPRVISFEEQVASIRQHLASIYEKEEDWRNAAQVLVGIPLETGQKQYNVDYKLETYLKIARLYLEDDDPVQAEAYINRASLLQNESTNEQLQIHYKVCYARVLDYRRKFIEAAQRYNELSYKTIVHESERLEALKHALHCTILASAGQQRSRMLATLFKDERCQQLAAYGILEKMYLDRIIRGNQLQEFAAMLMPHQKATTADGSSILDRAVIEHNLLSASKLYNNITFEELGALLEIPAAKHEKPCQHGTNRSSHSVSK, from the exons gTATCGTCAGATCCTGGAAAAAGCCATTCAGTTATCTGGGGCAGAACAACTAGAAGCTTTAAAAGCTTTTGTGGAATCAA tggtaAATGAGAATGTCAGCCTCGTGATCTCTCGCCAGTTGCTGACTGATTTCTGCACCCATCTCCCTAACCTGCCTGatagcacagccaaagaaatctaTCATTTCACCTTGGAGAAGATCCAGCCTAGAGTCATTTCATTTGAGGAGCAG gttgcttccataagACAGCATCTTGCATccatatatgaaaaagaagaagatTGGAGAAATGCAGCCCAAGTGTTGGTGGGAATTCCTTTGGAAACAGGACAAAA ACAGTACAATGTTGATTATAAACTGGAGACCTATCTGAAGATTGCTCGGCTATATCTGGAGGACGATGATCCAGTCCAGGCAGAGGCTTACATAAATCGGGCATCGTTGCTTCAGAATGAATCAACCAATGAACAGTTGCAGATACATTATAAG GTATGCTATGCACGTGTTCTTGATTATAGAAGAAAATTCATTGAAGCTGCACAAAGGTACAATGAACTCTCTTACAAGACAATAGTACACGAAAGTGAAAGACTAGAGGCCTTAAAACATGCTCTGCACTGCACCATCCTAGCATCAGCAG GACAGCAGCGTTCTCGGATGCTAGCTACTCTTTTTAAGGACGAAAGGTGCCAACAGCTTGCTGCTTATGGAATCCTAGAGAAAATGTACCTAGACAGGATCATCAGAGGAAACCAACTTCAAGAATTTGCTGCCATGCTGATGCCTCACCAGAAAGCAACTACAGCTGATG gttCTAGCATCTTGGACAGAGCTGTTATTGAACACAATTTATTGTCTGCAagcaaattatataataatattacctTTGAAGAACTTGGAGCCCTTTTAGAGATTCCTGCAGCTAAg caCGAGAAGCCCTGCCAACATGGGACAAACAGATCCAGTCACTCTGTTTCCAAGTGA